The Bacillus spongiae nucleotide sequence CTTTTAGAAAACTAAAAGGTTATACTCAAGAAGGATTTGCGAAGGAATTAGAGGTATCGGTGTCCGCTATAGGGGAAGTAGAAAGAGGAAACCGTTTGCCGACTCGCGATCTATTAGAGAAAATCATCGAGGTTTTAGGCGTTCCTGAAGAGGAGCTCAATCCTTCGAAAGTGAAAAAATAGGTGAATGTCACCTTTCTAAATAATCGTTATGACCAAATTAGAGGAGGTTATTATACTTGTTAAAAATAGGCGATATACAAATGAAGAACCAAGTCGTTTTGGCACCGATGGCAGGAGTTTGTAACTCAGCTTTTCGTTTAACTGTTAAGGAGTTCGGTGCAGGACTTGTATGCGCAGAAATGGTAAGTGATAAAGGGATTATCTTTCAAAATGAGAAGACAATGAATATGCTTTACATTGATGAGAGAGAAAAGCCATTAAGCTTGCAAATATTTGGCGGTGAGAAGGAAACACTTGTGGAAGCTGCAAAATTTGTAGATAAAAACTCGAACGCTGATATTATCGATATTAACATGGGCTGCCCGGTTC carries:
- a CDS encoding helix-turn-helix transcriptional regulator — its product is MEADIWGRRIRAFRKLKGYTQEGFAKELEVSVSAIGEVERGNRLPTRDLLEKIIEVLGVPEEELNPSKVKK